A window from Dioscorea cayenensis subsp. rotundata cultivar TDr96_F1 chromosome 10, TDr96_F1_v2_PseudoChromosome.rev07_lg8_w22 25.fasta, whole genome shotgun sequence encodes these proteins:
- the LOC120270907 gene encoding uncharacterized protein LOC120270907, whose amino-acid sequence MPATDYQGSSSPFASIGRSILSIRRDQVHSMDSHHEHGSSQEKELDGFQRHAADLLLDLAGGGGGGEELLSLPWIRKLLNVFVICQEEFRVILFNNRACVSRAPVDRLISEFFERNVKALDVCNAIRDGIEQVRQWHKHLEIVTVALDPSLRTIGEGQLRRAKKALADLAVGMLEEKDVAGSALAHRNRNRSFGRSNHASSSRDHHRHPGGHFRSLSWSVSRSWSAARQLQAIGNNLSAPRGHEIVASNGLAVPVFTMSSVLLFVMWALVAAIPCQDRGLQTHFSFSRSFSWASPILSMHERIMEESKKRERKNSNGLLKEIHQIEKCARQLSELMDAAHFPLPVNKEMEIRQVTQELTQIVNTMREELDLLERQVREVFHRIIRSRTEGLDCLSHHPE is encoded by the coding sequence ATGCCGGCGACGGACTACCAGGGCTCGTCGTCGCCGTTCGCGTCGATTGGGCGGTCCATCCTTAGCATACGACGAGATCAGGTGCACTCCATGGATAGTCACCATGAGCATGGCTCTAGCCAAGAGAAGGAGCTTGACGGATTCCAACGCCATGCTGCTGATCTCCTCCTTGACCTCGCCGGCGGAGGTGGCGGTGGAGAGGAGCTCTTGTCGCTGCCGTGGATTCGCAAGCTATTGAATGTGTTCGTGATTTGCCAAGAAGAGTTCCGAGTGATTCTCTTCAACAATCGCGCTTGTGTTAGCCGTGCCCCCGTCGATCGCCTCATCTCTGAGTTCTTTGAGCGCAACGTCAAAGCCCTAGACGTTTGCAACGCCATCCGTGATGGGATCGAGCAGGTGCGGCAATGGCACAAACACCTTGAGATCGTCACCGTCGCGCTTGACCCTAGTCTCAGGACTATTGGCGAAGGCCAGCTCCGGCGGGCCAAGAAAGCCCTGGCTGACCTCGCCGTCGGGATGCTTGAAGAGAAAGACGTTGCTGGGTCTGCCCTCGCACATCGCAATCGCAATCGCTCCTTCGGCCGGAGCAATCATGCGTCGTCAAGCCGGGACCACCATCGTCACCCTGGAGGTCACTTCCGGTCTCTCTCATGGAGCGTGTCTCGGTCCTGGTCCGCTGCAAGGCAGCTCCAGGCCATTGGGAACAACCTGTCCGCTCCTCGCGGGCATGAGATCGTCGCAAGCAATGGGCTTGCTGTGCCAGTGTTCACAATGAGCTCGGTGCTTCTCTTTGTTATGTGGGCTCTTGTTGCAGCGATCCCTTGCCAAGATCGCGGCCTCCAAACCCATTTCTCCTTCTCCCGTAGCTTCTCATGGGCGTCTCCGATCCTTTCCATGCATGAGAGGATCATGGAGGAGTCcaagaagagggagaggaagaaCTCTAATGGATTGTTGAAGGAAATTCATCAAATTGAGAAGTGTGCCAGGCAATTGTCTGAATTGATGGACGCTGCTCACTTTCCTTTACCAGTGAATAAGGAGATGGAAATAAGGCAGGTGACTCAGGAATTAACCCAAATTGTCAATACTATGCGGGAAGAGTTGGACTTGCTGGAACGCCAGGTGAGGGAGGTGTTCCATAGGATCATTCGTAGCCGAACTGAAGGGTTGGATTGCTTATCCCACCATCCtgagtag